From a single Labrenzia sp. PHM005 genomic region:
- a CDS encoding helicase-related protein translates to MLRPHTLPLPPSARSRTVTAVLGPTNTGKTHLAIERMLAQPSGLIGLPLRLLAREVYGRIAERSGTESVALITGEEKIIPKKPRFWVSTVEAMPLDLNTEFVAIDEVQLAGNLDRGHVFTDRILNLRGRSETLLLGSATARPLLEKLLPGLNVITRPRMSILSYAGSKKVSRLPARSAIVAFSSDEVYSIAELLRRQRGGAAVVLGSLSPRTRNAQVELFQNGDVDHLVATDAIGMGLNLDVHHIAFAGNRKYDGYQYRQLTPSEMGQIAGRAGRHTKDGTFGVTGRVDPLDDDLIEQIESHHFASLKVLQWRNSSLDFSSSANLRRSLDLPPKEDGLARAPTGDDITALEHLLRDSAINDMARGAKAVELLWDVCQVPDYRKIAPANHGDLLATIYTHLIRENAIEDDWFARQLAFADRTDGDIDTLANRIAHIRTWTYVANRPDWLADPAHWQGVTRGIEDKLSDALHDRLTQRFVDRRTSVLMRRLRENAMLEAEITSSGDVLVEGQHIGNLLGFRFAPDAAAEGPDEKTVRAAAQKALTTEIESRADKLGKSENSDFVLTSEGAIRWRGEPVAKLSASDDVLAPTVLLLADEHLTGPARDTVQNRLDLWVKAQIETLLKPLADLKTGEGLEGLARGIAFRIVEGLGILERQDAADEIRQLDQDMRASLRKHGIRFGAYTIFVPALLKPAPSQLLAQLWALKHGSLDMNGMEELPQLSASGRTSIPVNPEINQALYKVVGFRVCGPRAVRVDILERLADLIRPLIAWKPLDAEVAPPEGAIETGGGFTVTVAMTSLLGCAGEDFSAVLKSLGYRLETKEVQRPVVVKPDTETTPADSAATPEVTSATASPAESEAAETAAPATETEASGVLEDKAAEDSSAEAPAATETPGATADAADAGSETADTETAEPSASEEAAPSGEPEMETVTIEIWRPGRHDRRPRGRQDQRRGDNRKHQGPKGASGERRHGKPGKGGQHKGRGGQKSFEGGNRRDKPQKDKPIDPNSPFAALMALKENMDGKDKK, encoded by the coding sequence ATGCTCCGCCCCCATACTCTGCCGTTACCCCCTAGCGCTCGATCCCGCACGGTTACCGCCGTCCTAGGGCCCACCAACACCGGGAAAACCCACCTGGCAATCGAGCGCATGCTGGCCCAGCCGTCCGGCTTGATTGGCCTGCCTCTCCGATTGCTGGCGCGGGAAGTCTATGGACGCATTGCCGAACGTTCCGGAACTGAGTCTGTCGCGCTGATTACCGGCGAAGAGAAGATCATTCCGAAGAAGCCCCGCTTTTGGGTGTCGACGGTCGAAGCCATGCCACTCGATCTCAACACCGAGTTCGTGGCTATCGATGAAGTCCAACTGGCCGGAAATCTCGACCGCGGCCACGTCTTCACCGACCGGATCCTGAATTTGCGTGGCCGTTCTGAAACCCTGCTTTTGGGATCGGCGACTGCCCGGCCGCTGTTGGAAAAACTCCTCCCGGGCCTCAATGTCATCACCCGTCCGCGCATGTCGATCCTGTCTTATGCGGGATCCAAAAAGGTCTCCCGCCTGCCAGCCCGGTCGGCTATCGTCGCTTTTTCGTCGGATGAGGTTTATTCGATTGCCGAGCTGCTCCGGCGCCAGCGTGGCGGCGCCGCGGTGGTGCTTGGCTCGCTAAGCCCACGCACCCGTAATGCCCAGGTGGAACTCTTCCAGAACGGTGATGTCGATCACCTGGTCGCCACCGACGCCATTGGCATGGGATTGAACCTGGATGTCCACCACATCGCCTTTGCCGGCAACCGCAAATATGACGGCTATCAGTATCGTCAGCTAACTCCATCGGAGATGGGCCAGATCGCCGGCCGCGCCGGCCGTCACACCAAAGACGGCACCTTTGGCGTAACAGGCCGAGTCGATCCTTTGGACGATGATTTGATCGAACAGATCGAAAGCCATCACTTCGCCAGCCTAAAAGTGCTGCAATGGCGCAACAGTTCGTTGGATTTTTCGTCCTCAGCCAATCTGCGCCGAAGCCTTGATTTACCCCCGAAAGAGGACGGTTTGGCGCGGGCGCCAACCGGTGACGACATCACCGCCCTTGAACATTTGTTGCGCGACAGCGCAATAAATGACATGGCAAGGGGGGCAAAAGCGGTCGAATTGCTATGGGATGTGTGTCAGGTGCCGGATTACCGCAAGATTGCACCGGCCAACCACGGGGACCTTTTGGCCACGATCTACACCCACCTGATACGCGAAAATGCGATTGAAGATGATTGGTTCGCCCGTCAATTGGCCTTCGCAGACCGCACAGATGGTGATATCGACACACTCGCGAACCGGATCGCTCATATCCGGACCTGGACGTATGTCGCGAACCGCCCGGACTGGTTGGCCGATCCGGCCCATTGGCAGGGCGTGACCCGAGGCATAGAAGATAAACTATCTGACGCCCTTCACGACCGGCTGACTCAGCGGTTCGTGGATCGGCGGACAAGTGTATTGATGCGACGTTTGAGAGAGAACGCAATGCTGGAAGCGGAAATTACATCGAGTGGGGATGTGCTCGTCGAAGGTCAGCACATCGGAAATCTGCTTGGCTTCCGGTTTGCCCCTGATGCGGCGGCCGAAGGCCCGGACGAAAAGACGGTTCGTGCTGCCGCACAAAAAGCCCTGACCACGGAAATCGAGTCCCGTGCAGACAAGCTTGGCAAATCTGAAAACAGTGATTTTGTCCTGACTTCAGAAGGTGCCATCCGCTGGCGCGGAGAACCGGTGGCCAAATTGTCAGCCAGTGACGATGTGTTGGCACCAACCGTTCTGCTGCTCGCCGACGAGCACTTGACCGGACCGGCCCGCGACACCGTGCAAAACCGTTTGGACCTCTGGGTCAAAGCGCAGATCGAAACACTGCTCAAACCGCTTGCAGATTTAAAGACCGGGGAAGGCCTCGAGGGTCTGGCCCGCGGCATCGCATTCCGGATCGTCGAAGGTCTTGGCATTTTGGAACGGCAAGATGCTGCCGACGAAATCCGCCAGCTCGATCAGGATATGCGCGCATCTTTGCGTAAACACGGCATCCGCTTCGGCGCTTACACGATCTTTGTTCCTGCACTCTTGAAACCGGCTCCTAGCCAGCTGCTCGCCCAACTCTGGGCTTTGAAGCACGGGTCTCTGGACATGAACGGCATGGAAGAACTGCCGCAGCTGTCCGCTTCCGGCCGCACCTCTATCCCGGTTAATCCCGAGATCAACCAGGCGCTTTACAAAGTCGTTGGCTTTCGGGTCTGCGGCCCGCGGGCTGTCCGGGTCGATATTCTGGAACGTCTGGCGGATCTGATCCGGCCACTGATTGCCTGGAAACCGCTCGACGCAGAGGTCGCACCACCAGAAGGTGCAATCGAAACGGGCGGCGGCTTTACGGTCACAGTTGCCATGACGTCCCTGCTCGGTTGCGCCGGCGAGGATTTCTCGGCTGTTCTGAAATCCCTCGGCTACCGGCTCGAAACCAAAGAGGTTCAGCGTCCCGTCGTTGTGAAACCGGACACGGAAACCACACCTGCAGACAGCGCGGCGACACCAGAAGTAACGTCCGCAACCGCCTCCCCTGCAGAAAGCGAAGCAGCCGAAACCGCCGCCCCTGCAACGGAAACGGAAGCTTCTGGGGTGCTGGAAGATAAGGCTGCTGAAGACAGCAGCGCCGAAGCGCCTGCGGCAACTGAAACACCGGGAGCAACCGCTGACGCAGCGGACGCAGGTTCAGAAACAGCTGACACAGAGACGGCAGAACCTTCTGCATCCGAAGAGGCCGCTCCATCCGGCGAACCGGAAATGGAAACGGTTACCATTGAGATCTGGCGCCCGGGCCGTCACGACCGCCGTCCGCGCGGCCGACAGGATCAGCGCCGGGGAGACAACCGCAAACACCAAGGGCCGAAAGGCGCGTCCGGTGAGCGGCGACACGGCAAACCCGGCAAAGGTGGTCAGCACAAGGGCCGAGGTGGCCAAAAGTCCTTCGAGGGCGGCAATCGCCGTGACAAGCCGCAAAAAGACAAGCCAATCGATCCAAATTCACCTTTCGCCGCTCTGATGGCGCTGAAGGAGAATATGGACGGCAAGGACAAGAAGTAA